A portion of the Salarias fasciatus chromosome 15, fSalaFa1.1, whole genome shotgun sequence genome contains these proteins:
- the rars2 gene encoding putative arginine--tRNA ligase, mitochondrial isoform X2, producing the protein MINFRVNRRLLAEKMLESFKNGENNTFGLDSELLKSFQRGTTLVEYSSPNIAKKFHAGHLRSTIIGNFIANLKESLGNRVVRMNYLGDWGMQFGLLGAGFSRFGSFEKLKQNPLQHLFEVYVQVNKEAERDEDINRAARDFFRQLEQHQAEAVSLWRQFREITVDEYRRVYERLGIRFDVYCGESFHQRGAHEVVEQLQGRGLLKTSEKGTGVVDLSPHGDMSSVCTLLRSDGTTLYITRDIAAAIDRKEKYHFDEMIYVTDKSQENHFHQLFQILLNMGHSWAKRCRHVPFGLVRGMKTRTGEVVFLEDVLDEARSRMLHNMSQSHTTKETEQPADTAEKVGMSALIVQDFKGPLLSDYKFDWDRMLQAQGDTGVFLQYTHARLCSLMRKNEGVDRESFDPSLLPEQAGVFILQHLLRYDEVLHHSAQDLQPRHLVTFLLKLCHLIASAHRELPVKGSPQDVAQARLRLFGAARSVLANGMRILGVSPVDKM; encoded by the exons ATGATCAACTTCAGAGTGAACCGCCGGCTTCTTGCCGAG AAAATGTTGGAGTCAtttaaaaatggagaaaacaacacatttggGTTGGACAGTGAACTTTTAAAATCTTTCCAAAGAGGAACAACATTAGTGGAATACAG CTCACCGAATATCGCCAAAAAGTTCCACGCTGGACATTTACGCTCCACCATTATTG GTAACTTCATCGCTAACCTGAAGGAGTCACTGGGAAACAGAGTGGTCCGGATGAACTACCTGGGAGACTGGGGAATGCAGTTTG GCTTGCTGGGCGCCGGGTTCAGTCGGTTTGGATCTTTTGAAAAGTTGAAGCAAAACCCGCTGCAGCATTTGTTCGAG GTTTATGTCCAAGTGAACAAAGAGGCAGAGCGCGACGAAGACATAAACCGAGCTGCCAGAGACTTTTTCagacagctggagcagcaccaGGCCGAAGCCGTGTCGCTATGGCGACAGTTCAGAGAGATCACGGTGGACGAGTATCGCCGTGTCTATGAG CGTTTAGGGATTCGCTTTGACGTGTACTGCGGGGAGTCCTTTCACCAGCGCGGGGCGCACGaggtggtggagcagctgcagggccGCGGCCTGCTGAAGACCTCCGA gAAGGGGACTGGCGTTGTGGATCTTTCACCTCACGGAGACATGAGCAGCGTCTGCACGCTGCTCCGCAGCGACGGCACCACCCTGTACATCACCAG GGACATCGCCGCAGCCATCGACCGAAAGGAAAAATACCACTTCGATGAGATGATTTACGtg ACAGACAAAAGTCAAGAGAATCACTTCCACCAGTTGTTCCAGATTTTGCTCAACATGGGACATTCTTGGGCGAAAAG GTGTCGACACGTGCCCTTCGGCCTGGTCAGGGGCATGAAGACCAGGACGGGGGAGGTGGTGTTTCTGGAGGACGTGCTGGACGAAGCCCGCTCCAGGATGCTGCACAACATGAGCCAGAGCCACA CAACAAAAGAAAcagagcagcctgcagacacagcgGAGAAAGTAGGGATGAGCGCTCTCATAGTCCAG GACTTTAAAGGTCCACTGCTATCGGACTACAAGTTCGACTGGGACCGGATGCTGCAGGCTCAGGGCGACACCGGCGTCTTCCTGCAGTACACACACGCTCGACTCTGCAG TTTAATGCGAAAGAATGAAGGTGTGGACAGAGAATCATTCGATCCGTCCCTTCTACCCGAGCAGGCGGGCGTTTTCATCCTGCAGCACCTTCTTCG TTACGACGAGGTCCTGCATCACTCCGCCCAGGATCTGCAGCCCCGACACCTGGTGACCTTCCTCCTGAAGCTGTG CCATCTGATCGCTTCGGCACACAGAGAGCTGCCGGTGAAAGGAAGCCCGCAGGATGTGGCTCAG GCGAGGCTGCGGCTGTTCGGCGCCGCCCGCTCGGTCCTGGCCAACGGGATGAGGATCCTTGGCGTCTCGCCGGTGGATAAAATGTGA